The Lolium perenne isolate Kyuss_39 chromosome 6, Kyuss_2.0, whole genome shotgun sequence genome segment GACATTGTTTCTATGTGTGGATTCTGGTCTGGATTATTAAGAATGGACCATACATTTTAGTCCCATATGCCAAatattgcttgaatcgaagatggCTATCGGCTACAGTTTCAAAGGTATCTCTGACCACTAGATTTTGTTTCTCCAGCTTTCCTTATGATGATTAGGTTGATTTTGTTTCTCCAGCTTTCCTAAATATGAGCACTAATTGGTGCATTAGAGTTGAGACTTGAGACATTAAAAAAATATGGACACTCTTGCTTCGAGTTGAGACTTTTCTAGATGTGTTACTCATATATAACTGACTGTTCAGTTTTGGCCATTTTCAAAATGAAGTTTTTTTCTGTATTTTTCATATATTAGTTCAAATGTGGTATAGGAAAAAAAGACAGTGGGATGCATATCTATACCTCTATAATATGAGTGCAGATATTCAGACATGgggtagacaaagcattgttgtataGGCTAGGCGTATCTTATTTCATGGCTTGCTAGCTGATTGTATGTGCCGCGTCATATATCTCTCTAGCTTAGGACGGAACTGAACAATCGCAAAGAGAAGTAACAACTCGATCCAAGTTTTATGTGAGCTTCCACGTGGTGTAAAATTCTACATATTTGATGTATAACAGACTACTAGCATAATactcgtgcgttgctacggctcatgaaataataaataattttatgaaattaattaTTTAGAATATTTCATATTCACCGCGAGTAAGAATTTTATTTTTCGGCATTCAGTTTGGACGACCCACTTTTTCATCTCATCCAGCAATAGTGATTCGATCCTCAATCAAGTGAGCGATCCGATTTTGCACACATTCTTTTTTACTTTCAATCTCGGAATACCTGTATGTTGCCACGTGACAACAAAATTTATGTAATGCCTTGTTTAGATCTATGTAGTCAGCCTTGGAATTAAATTAGAGTGGGAATATAGGAAACTGAGTTGGAAAAGAAATACCCTCCAATGAAAATTTGTCATCGAATTCAATTCATATTTGATGTACAAACCTATGAATTGGATGTTTTGTTGAGTTTGAACAATATACATTTGTCTGGTACATGTACATAAAATAGTCGTGTTTATATTATAATGTTTTTAAAATAATCAAAATAAGTCAGAACATAAACATAAGTAGAAAAACAGCATGAAAGATACAAACGGGACCACAAAGAATGCACAGCTCGATCGGTCAATCGGTAAATCCTAGTTCCTTCAGTAATTGGTGTGAAAGAACATGGCATGCTATTTGCGCTCCAATACACGGACCAAAAAAATGCCTTGGCGATGAACATGAAGAAGAAAAAATAACATTTGGTTTGTAGCAGTCTCCTCGTCTCATATCATTGTGATCTCAAATTTCAGGCCATATGCACAACAAAAGATCTGGTTTGTATTCTCGACAACCAAAGATCTGCTGCGGAGGGACGGGTACTCAGACGCTGAGGACGCCCGCCTGCGCGTGTTGCTGGGTGAGTACAGTGGCCTCGTTAACTGGGATACACGGATGCCCCGCACACGCTCCGGAGATGTACAGCTTCGCTGCAGTTTCTTCCGTGGCCGaattcccctccctcttcctggtCGATCTAGTGTTAGTGGTGGCCGTCCGACGAGCGGGCCACGGAGGAGGACAAGGAGAGAGTGAGGAAGGCTGGAAATCGGGGAGGGAGAAGAGGGTGGAGGATCTTAACAGTGCCGCCGCCGGTTCATCCAGGTCGCGGTCTCCCTTGCGGGAGTAGCTGCTGATCGAAGCtcttttctcctttttttatTCTTTTTGTGGAAGGGTTACCTTCTCCCGCGAGGCCGGGCGGACACGCGCGAGGGTATTTTTGGGCCCATAAAAACAAGTCAAACCGGTCCATGTGGTACTTTGGCCCAtatgtgacaccaggcagccacctattgcaatttaatagtaaatatTAGTTAATGCACTGAACATATATATATTTCTTACTGGTTGATGTTTCTCCCTGTCCTAAAGTCTCCTATTTATATTCTAAGCAACATGAGCATAGTGAGGCATTCCTTGATGTGGACGGAAAGGCCTAGAGTCGTACTAAAATATTTGTTTACTTCTGAGGAGTTCAACAAATGTAGTAGGGTAGCAATACTGCACTAGAGTGATAATTCGAAAAAGCATCCAACTCCGTTTGTGATTTTCTCCCCTCGGATAGGATGATAAGTTGCATCCCATATTGGGGTTGGCAACAAAGTTAGTGTTATCTGAACGGCGTTTATTTCCATGATTTTGTAGGTGAGTGGCGGGCCAACATAGACATGTACAAACCGTCAAGTAGAGAAGAATGAAGAGCTATTGGGACTTTACCAAAGGTTCCATAAGAGGGGTAGCAGGAAAGGATGCAGAGAAGTTTCTACTGTATTTTTTTTGTTAACtgtatttttttgaaatttaccaCAACAGCATTGATTTCTCGCACTAGACGTACGCCTTTCATCAGAGCAAAATGTTTCTTTTTTGGTTCATTTGTCGGGCTTCGAAACTGATCTGGTTGCTGAAAGATTATCAGATCTATGGAATTGAACGGGTTGCTTTTATTTGGACTCGGCTCTTTAATCTAGGGTTGCCGGTCAAATTAACTGTGCAAATTGATATGCTGTGTACATATCATAAAAGCAATAGAAGCTGTTCCTGACTTGCTAGAGAACTTTTTATTACATATATTATTTATTTCCTTCGTGTGAGCGTGGTGCAACTATTGGTGTTTGGGTTTATATTCTCTTTGTCAATCTAACAAGGTATATTAGTCCTCAGGTCATCTAATGTATTGATCGTATGCAGAGCTGGCACTAATAGTTATAGAGCTGAATAATCCTCATAACTGGTGGTTTATGGCCGGCCTGCCAATATTGTTCAGGGAAGACAACTGTCAGGATCCCGGTGGATCCTTGACGAACTGGATCACGAAAAGGAAAAATTTGGGGAAGATCGGTAGAAAAAAAAAGGGTAAATTGCAAGAACTAAATAAATGGTAAATTGCAGAAAAGTAAGATAAAAATAGGGTTTATATTTCTTGATTGATTGCAAGGGGATACAAGGGTAGGCTTATATAGACCTAACCAACTACAACATGACAACATAGGTGGAATACCGATAGTACCCTTACAGCTAATAACCCACTACTCCATAGCACTACTAGTCCCTGACATTACTCCCCCCTCAAGACCATTGCTCAGCAATGGACAAGTTTCTTCAGAAACTTTCATCATCATCAATTATCTACCAGAATTCATTTACCGTATCAAGGAGGTAGAAATGTAATGAAAATAATATCTATTTCCCATATCTGAAGATAGTTCTCTGAAGGTAGCCTATTCTTTGCATTGCAATTCTTCTGAACACCATGCTGATAGACAAAAGCAGTTCCAGGGTCCCATTGTAGCTTGGCCGTTTCAAATAAAGGTGACCAGCAAGACAAAACAGTGACCATATGTCTTGTCCATTCAGAAGGATTAATACTTGTACCTTGAGGCATGTATGCTAGTTGTCCATCTCTGAACTCACTCCCATTCTGCAAGATATCAGACATCAAAATGAACTCCAGATGATGCTTGTTTTCCGTCACTTGCACTGATTTGCTCGCACAACTTGAGAAAGTAATGGTTTGCCCTGGTATTGTTACCATTCGACGGGAACACAGAAATTTCATAGCTACGACTAGAACAGCTGCTGTTTTCACTTCAATAGGATGTGCTGCATATGAGTGCAGAATTATATGAACTCCAGGATCCCATGTGTAAGTGGTACTGCCTAGTAGTATGGATAGAGTTCCAGGTAATGAGTTGTACCATGTTAGAGCTGCCACTTTGGTAGAAGTATTTGCCATGAGCTCCTGATCAGCCAAGTAATTTTTTGTACTTCCGTTGAACCTTGCCGAGAGTACTAGCATCATAACCGTTTGGTTCAAAATGCCTGGATCCAATAAGAATTTAATTCCATGATTTTCTTGGCTGGATAACATTCTGCCATAGAAGCTCTGTTGTGGTACAGGAGTGGGCACTCTAATCTGGACTCTCACTGTGAGCACATAAGGAACTGTACAAATTCCACTTGTGTTCAGTATTGTGGTTTGAAGAACAGCTACAATATCTCTATTCAGTGCTGACCTTAGCATTGTATTGTCTCCTGGGTCCCATTGAATTGACATAGGCAGACTAACCATAATATTGGGAATAGAAGTTGCAGCATAAATAATCATGGAGAGCAGAATACTTTGTGAAAAAATTACTGCATGTGGCAAACCTTCCGAAGAAGACAATTCAACAAGTGCAGGAACATCCATTATGCTTTGAAGGGTGCCTGGATCCCATTCCTTTCTTGTtgcttcagtcatatgcatgttcCACTGCTGACTGTTGACTTGTTGCTTCACATGGTTACCACACAGTTCGGTATCAGGTTTCTGTCCAGTTGCCAAACTGAATACAACAACGGTATCAACAGTAAGTCTCTCAGAACTGAACATTGGCTTGCTGAAGCGCTTCAAAGCCTGACTATTTTTGTgctgctcttc includes the following:
- the LOC139832200 gene encoding uncharacterized protein; this encodes MASQLAVAMGMQTTKVLATEPSPTLALASTSPATTALRSSGMGAAASSTVNSLGESFAFPTPTLAAPAYVAPQMFDEMPTPESGYENCCSGHQNPIPSSYVHGGNTNLREQYIDEVPQSYGFSNLINRSVSLADGTKHCYYALPEDYPLQLASPPMSPSTEGTIGVTAPFSVAAGLSPVLCSKANTDGSQLMLTQNQQLSMTGQDLSKIAETYPFVLATPQPVFDDYGEEIDGCTNEFVDIFAGIREQQEYEEEQHKNSQALKRFSKPMFSSERLTVDTVVVFSLATGQKPDTELCGNHVKQQVNSQQWNMHMTEATRKEWDPGTLQSIMDVPALVELSSSEGLPHAVIFSQSILLSMIIYAATSIPNIMVSLPMSIQWDPGDNTMLRSALNRDIVAVLQTTILNTSGICTVPYVLTVRVQIRVPTPVPQQSFYGRMLSSQENHGIKFLLDPGILNQTVMMLVLSARFNGSTKNYLADQELMANTSTKVAALTWYNSLPGTLSILLGSTTYTWDPGVHIILHSYAAHPIEVKTAAVLVVAMKFLCSRRMVTIPGQTITFSSCASKSVQVTENKHHLEFILMSDILQNGSEFRDGQLAYMPQGTSINPSEWTRHMVTVLSCWSPLFETAKLQWDPGTAFVYQHGVQKNCNAKNRLPSENYLQIWEIDIIFITFLPP